GTGGTGATGAAATTGACAAAATCGCGCGCCTGCTCGCCGTCAACGAAAATCTCCCCCATGTGGCTGATGTCGAAAAGGCCTGCGGTGGTGCGAACGGCGCGATGCTCCTCGATAACCCCCTTGTATTGAACCGGCATCTCCCATCCGCCGAAATCAACCATCCGGGCGTCCAGTTTTTTGTGGATTTCGTAAAGAGGGGTTTGTTTGAGCATTCCTACAAAATAGGTGACTCAAACGGCAATCTCAAGAGATTTTATCAGAAAATATTCCACTGATGGTTTCTCTCCATGAGCTTCAAGACTTTCCAAATAGACTTCGATGCCTGCCTCGTTGACCGGGATTCAAATCTTGAGCCAGATTACTTGATTTTGGATCGACTGTTCGCGCGACATTCCAAGCAACTTGATTGTTGCCGGCAGAAGTTTTGAAAAGTGAACCTGCCGCGACAATATAATACCCGAATGCATTTTTTCTTTTTTCGCCCACTCCCCGGCCAACAGACAAAAATCACGAATGTTATGGGTCAGAAGGACTCTTTGATTTTTTGCCGCAAATTGGAGCTGAGCCTCATCAGTTTGACCCCACATACGGCATTGGTGACAAGACACGGCATCGAAGCCCTTCTCTCTAAGGACGCTGGCCAACAGAGGATCGACATCTTCATCGGTATATAATTTGGGAAACGCCATCAGGTAAGTTCCGGGAAATCCCGGATACAGGCTTCAATGGAATCCTCGTCGATCTCCCTGTCGATTTCCTGCCTGTGATCGTAGTAATAGGAAAGAGCATCGTAGATCTGGGCCAGGGACAAATGAGAAAATTTTTGCACCAATTCTTCCGGCGTCAAGCCAAGTTTAAAAACATAATTCACCACCGACCGCACCGGAAAGCGGGTTCCCACAACCACCGCGGAACCGCCGCATACACCGGAGGTCGCATTGATATAGGGATGTTCTATTTTTTGCTGTGCCTGCGCCATATTTGCCTTTAGGGTAACATCCTCTAGCCGCTTATTTCAAGTATCTTTTAATCGCCCGACCTCAAGATAAAAATCCCCCACCCGTCACGCTCCTTTTGCCGCTTCCAAAGTATTCCAAAGCAACATGGCAATCGTCATCGGCCCGACACCGCCGGGAACAGGGGTGATGGCAGACGCCCGTTTGGAGGCCTCGGCAAATTCCACATCGCCGACCAGCTTGCCGTCGGGCAGACGATTGATCCCGACATCAATCACCACCGCCCCCTCCTTGATCCAGGAACCTTTCACAAACCGGGGCCGGCCGATCGCGGCAACAACCACATCGGCGCGCCGGACTACATCGGGAAGATTTTGAGTTTTCGAGTGGCAGATGGTAACCGTCGCATGGGCGGCAAGCAACATCAGCGCCACCGGCTTTCCCACAATATTGCTTCGGCCGACCACCACGGCGTTTTTTCCGGTGAGATCGTATTTGATCGACTCGATAAGCTTCATGATCCCAAACGGGGTACATGACTTAAGGCACCGATTTCCGGCCACCAGATTTCCGACATTGACGGGATGAAACCCGTCCACGTCCTTGGCCGGGGAAACGGCATTGAGAATTTTGTCGGAACGAACCTGTTTGGGAAGTGGGAGCTGGACCAGAATGCCGTGGACCTGTTTGTCGGTGTTGAGCTGGTTGACAAGCCTCAACAGATTGTCTTCGGAGGTCGCCTCGGGGAGGGCATGGTGAAAGGAGAGCATCCCCGCCTCTTCACACGCCCTGTTTTTGTTTTTGACGTAAACCTTCGAGGCGGGATTTTCCCCCACCAACACGGTGGCGAGTCCCGGCGCAAAGCCGCGCTGTTTCTTGAAAGCCTCGACCTCCTTTTTCAGGTTTTCCCGGATCCCTGCGGCAATCGCCTTTCCATCGATAACCTGTGCCATTGCCGGCTTCTAGCCCCTTCATATAACTGCATCAAGAAAAAAATAGGCAAAAGAGGCCGATCAAGATATGATTGCCCATCCACTGAAGGAGGTATTTATGGTTTTTTTAGCCGACATGGCGTTTGCCGCGGAGCTGATTGCTCTGGGCGTGGGGGTTTTTTTACTGATCAGGACGGGAAGCGATAAAGAGGCTTGTTGCCACGGATTTGCCAAGGTTGTCTCCATTCTGATTATTATCGGGTCATTGCTCACCATGGCCTGCACCCTCTACAATGCCTTTACCCAATACAGGGAAAAGCCGGGGATGATGATGAGGATGGGCCCGGGGATGGACATGGAAGCTCCTACTCGGCCGTGATGAAGTCAATCTTGTGGATTGGGATAAAAATCCGGGTGAAGGGGGGAGGTGAAGCCCACCCCTTTTCGTCGCCGACAGCTTTAACCTGAAGAAAAAATCCCTCGGCCGCCTGGGCGAGGATTTTTCCCTTCAGCCGCGAGATGCTTTCAATTCTCTGCCCATCCAGCTCCGTCTCCAGGAGCGGCGTGTTAAGATAAACAATAACGTTTTGATTGTTCATCATAATACTTGGGGCCCCAAAGGCCCTTCAATGTGACTACTCGTGTTAATCTTATTCTTTGTCGGGCCTTCGATGGCCCCAAACCCCGCGCTCACCACGGGCAAAGCCCGATGGTTCGCTTTATCCTTTTACACCCTTTCGTGTGGATCAAACAGTTTTTTGTATTCATCCAGCGCAAACCGGTCGGTCATCCCCGAAACATAATCGCAGATGACCCTCTCGACCGGTTCCTTTCCCCTGCTTCCCTCGTAGCGCCGCATGAAAGTCGGAGGGATGATCCCCGGGTTTTTCAGATAAGCCCTGAAAAGCTCGGTGATGATCCGTTCGGCCTTCTCCGCCATTCGGACTACCCGGTAATGGCGGTATAAATGGGCCAGCAAAAACCGCTTGAGTTCCTGATTTCGGCTTTTTATCTCCGCCGAAAAGTCGACACAGTCTTTCCCTTTCGACCGGACATCGGCAAGAGACTTGATTCCCTGTTGATGGATATTTTTCAGCGTCTGTTCCACCAGATCGGTCACCAGAACATTAATCAGCGCACGAACCGTCTGCGAAATTTGCAGATTCAGGGAAACCGTTGGATATTTTTTCCTTATTTTTTGAAAATTGGATTCCCACAGCTCTATCCCTTTCAGGGCCTCAAGTTCAATCATCCCCGACTTCAATCCGTCGTCGACATCGTGGTTGTTGTAGGCGATCTCATCGGCAAAATTGCAAATCTGCGCTTCCAGCGAGGAATATCCTTTTCGTTCAAACAAAGAACCGTCGGGGAGATCGTATTCCGACTTATGTTTGGTGATCCCCTCCAGCACCTCGCAGGTCAGGTTGAGGCCTGGAAAATCGGGATAACGGAATTCAAGAAAGGTGACCACCCGGAACGACTGGCGATTGTGTTCAAACCCCCCATGTTCTTTCATGAGCCGACTCATCACATGCTCGCCGGAATGGCCGAAGGGGGTATGCCCCAAGTCATGCGAGAGGGCGATGGTTTCGGCAAGGTCTTCGTTGAGGCCGAGGCTTCGGGCCATCGTCCGGGCGATCTGCGCCACTTCAAGGCTGTGTGTCAGACGGGTACGGTAGTAGTCCCCTTCGTGGTTGACAAAAACCTGGGTCTTATACTCCAGACGTCGAAAAGCCCTTGAATGGATCACACGATCCCGGTCACGCTGAAACCGGGTGCGCCAAGGGTGCTCTTCCTCCGGGTGAATCCGCCCCTCCGAGTCGCCGCTTTTTGCGGCATACGGCGCCAGAAATTTCCGTTCCTGCTCCTCGTAATGTTCGCGGGTGAGCATGCCACACCCATACACCAATCTTAAAGAATCGACAATAATTTGTGCGTCTGCGGGATCAGGCGGACTCGTTTGGGAAAACGTTCGGCAAAGAGTTGAAACAGCGCAAAACAGCGCTTGAGGTCGCGGCGCTGGACAGGGGAAACCGGCTGAAAGACCACCGGCAGTTGAGGATGTTTGGAAAAAAGAATCATGAGCCGCTCAATCTCCTCATCAGTCATCTTTTCGTCAAACACCACTTTCGCATAATGCCCCTTTTGTTTGGCTGTTTCAATAAACCGGTCGTGAATTTCCCAATAAGCCCTTTCCCCCGTCGCCGAAGGGATTTTGATATCGAGGCTCACCATGTCGATAAACGAAATAACCCGCCCCAATGCCTCCACCTCCACCCCGCTGGTTTCGAGCAGAATTTCACAACGACCGGCAAGCGTGGGAAACCATTCGGCCAAAAAATCAACCTGCTCGAGCGGCTCGCCGCCGGTTATGGCCAGAGACCGCGGTTGATACCGCTCCACCGACTTTGTCAGCTCTTCCGCAGAGAACTCCAGCGAATGTTTTTCAAACTGCCGGCTGAAAGGGGGATATTCGATCCGGGCCTCCTGAATTTTTGAATGGGTGAGCGGCGTGTCGCAGTAGGCGCACTTGAGCCGACAACCTTTAAAACGGACAAAGACTTGCGGCCGGCCGACCCATAGGCCTTCGCCCTGGATCGAAGAAAAAATTTCGATGATTTTGGCGCGCATAAATCTTGTAGGGGCAACCCCCGTGGTTGCCCTGCATGGAGGGCGGCCACAGGGGGCCGCCCCTACGTCACCCCCCGCACCTTACACCTCGCCCACTTCACCCCTTCCATCTCCTCGACATAACGATTCATCACCGAGCGGGCGAAGGCTTGAGGGTTCAAATCGAAATCGGCGAGACCCTTTGTCGGAACGGGGGTGTTGCGGCTGGAAATATTGATGCCGGTGTGAATCAGCGTCGAAATCGGCGACGCCGTGGCGATCGAGACGTTGAGCTTAAAATGATCAAGATAAAGATCGTTCCCTTTTCTGACCGCGGCCACCTGGCAGTCGGCCAGCTCCTGCTGGATTTGCGAGACCAGCAATCGCTGGCGCAAAACGGTTTTTTCAAGATCGGCATCGAAGTGCTCCACAAGAAAGTGGAGCATCGACTCCGAAAAGATCGTTTTTTTTTGGATCACGTCCTCCAGGTCGACCATCTTGTCCAAATCGACGCGACAGGGCCCGATAAAAGAGACGATGGCCTCGCCGCGCAAACCCGTTGTTTGGAAAATCCAGTGGGATTTGAGTTGGGAACCGTCGTAGGGGATCGGCCGGTCGAGGAACTTGGACTGCATTGTATATAATGACAAATGTCAAAATTCAAATGTCAAAGGAAATCCAAAACAACAATGTCAAATTTGACATTTGATATTTGCATTTTTTTTTGAACTTTGACATTTGACATTTAAAACAACTTCTCCACCCACCCCGCCGCTCCCCCCTGCCAGAGGGCCCGCTTGCACCGGGCGCACGATTCACAGACGCCGCACATCTTTTCGCCGCCGCGGTAACAGCTCCAGAGGGGGGAAAGGTCGATCTTTTGCTCCATCATCCATTGGACGATCTCTTTTTTGGTTTTTGGCCCCATCGGCGCCTGAAGGGCAACCGCCTCGCGGGTCGAAAACTTGAAAAACCGGTTGGCCGCTTCCACGAAATCCTTCGAATTGTCGGGAAAAGTCTGCGCCTCCTCCCTGTTGAAGCCGACAACCAGCCAGTTGGCAAGGGCATTTTCCGCAATACTCGCCGCCACGTTTAAAAAAACGCCGTTCCGGTTCGGGACCCAGACCGCCTTCGCCGATTTTTCGGTGACCCCCTTTTTGTCCAGGTCGTCCGGCGTCAATTCGGGGAGCAGTTCCCGCGCGTCGATAAGGGCCGAGGCCTTCATGGCCGCCATCCAGGGGAGCTCGACGACCTGATGGTTGATGTCATAGTGCCGGCAGATCCTTTGGGCCGATTCAACTTCTTTTTCGGCCGAACGCTGGCCGTACCGGAACGTCAGCGCCATCAGAAGGTCGCTTTCCTGCCTGGCCCAGTGAAGCGAGGCGAGGGAATCGAGGCCGCCAGACAGAAGAACAATAGACGAAGACCTCATGATGAGCGGAAACTATCGGGCGGTAGGGCGGGTGTCAATCCTGTTCTGCAACATCCGGATGAATACAAGCGATTATAGGTCTAGGGCGAACTTGTCGTCGCCGATGGAGATGTTGTCGGTGGAGATGTTGCCGGAGGAGATGTCGTTGCCGGCGGGGATGTGGTTGTTGCCGGGGCCGCAGGCCCGGCCGGTGCCGCCTCCGGCGCCGGGGATGTCGTGGCCGGCGGCGCCGTTGTTGTTTCCGGAGCGGGAGAAGTTGCGGGAGGCGACGTCGTCGCGGACGTCGCCGTCGAAGCCGTCTTTTCAGATGTTGCCGGGGACGTCGTCGCCGGCTCTGACGTGGTTGTCACAAGGATCGGCCCGGCAGGGCCGGTGCCAGTCGTTTCGGGAGCCGGCGGTGTTGCCACAGGCGTCTTTTCCGCAGGCGGCGTCTTTTCCGGTATTTTTGCCGTCGTCTTGGCGGTTGTGGCGCCGGTCCCTTCCCCCCCGATGCTGAAATCGCTCAAGCTGGTGTAATCCTGTCCGGAGTTGCGGTCGCGGACGATAATTTTCATCTTGTATTTTCCGGACACCGGGATATCGATTTTATTTTGCAGGGCCAGAAGATCCTCGGAGGTCCACGGTTCCATCACCTCGATAATGGCCGGCTTTTCCAAAACAATCTGATCGCTCTCGTCCAATACATAAAGATCTTCCGCCACCGAGATATTGCCGTCTTTGGCGGCAAACCCCACCACCTGAAAGGTCAAATGCACCGATTCCCCCTGTTGGTAAGCCGGGGGATCCTTTACCGGCCCTTCCGGCCCCTCGTCGCGGAAATTGAGCGTGGAAATCTTGAGCGTTGTTGAATTGACCACCGTTACCTTGTCTTCGCGCTCGACATTCCGGTTGGAAAAGCGGTCGGTGACTACCGTCTTGAAGGCATACTGTCCGGCCGAAGGGAGTGTCGCGTGATTGTCGAACGAAACGGCGCCGGAGGCGGTTTTTTCGTTGAAGATCACCAGCTCGGGATTTTCGGAAACCACCTGCCCCTTGGCATCGAGGATAGTCAGACCTTCTTTAAGGGAAACCTCTCCCCCTTTTCGGTGCGCCTTTTCCAGCACGGTGGTCCAATAGATTGTCTCGCCCAGCACATATTTATGCTCCTCGTTCACCGGCCCGGTGCCCGATTCCGAATGAAAAGTAACGGCGCCGATTTCAAGCGGAAGGATGGGGACCCATTCGGCCAAACCCGGCGTCCTCATCATGGCATCGCTTAATTTCCATTGGCCCCCTTCGCGAAAGAAAAAGGTGTGAATTTTGGCCGAACCTTTGAGGCCCGTGACCTTGACGGTGATATCGGCCTCGCCGGCGTTGTTGGTGACGCTCACGCTCCCTACCGGGAAAAGGCCAAAATCCTTGACCTCCCCCACCGCTTTGACCACCTCTTCATTTTTTTGGGCCAGCTCCACCGTCATCTTGTACGGTTCGGAGCCCTTGATGACGCCGACAACCAGGAAATAGAAGGCGGCCGCGGCCCCCAGGACAAGCACCAGAACAATCCCCACAATCAACCCGATGACTTTTTTCATATGAGGCGGGATATAATAACAAAGAAAAAAAATTGCCAGTTAAAAAACAGGGGCATCGAAGCGCCTCGTGATCAAACAAGGTTTTTCAGAAAGACCATTGCCGGACACACTCTAATCCCTTCTCCCGATACATAATCTTTTTTCCCGACCGCCGTAATTTGCCAGGCCTCGCAGGCCGGAAATCGGGCTTTAAAATAGCGGAGCCCTTTGCCGATCTCGACATCGTCCCATTTGCATTCGATGGCGCGAACCGGTTTTCCCCCCTGCATGACGATCAAATCGACCTCCCGGCCGTCGATATCCCTGAAATAGCGGAGCTCAATGTCCTCGCCGCGCGTATCCTCCATGAAATGGGCCCATTTAAGGAGATGAGAGGCCGCCATATTTTCGAAGCGAAACGAGTTGTTTTCAACAAGCGTCCAGTCGTAATGGTAGTGTTTTTGTTCTTTTTTTACTGCGCGAATCCGCGGGGCCCCAAAAGGGGAGAGACGGAAAATGGCATAAAGGCGCTCCAAAATATTCAGCCAGTTGGCAACGGCCTTGTGGCTGACCCGCAAATCTTCCCGAAGGGCGTTGATCGAAAGGGGGGAACCGACCAGGGCGGGTAATCGCAACATCAAAAGTTCCAGATTGCCGATGTCCTCGATGCGTTCGAGGGACAAAAGATCGTCCCGGATGAGGCGATGACGGTACTCCCGCGCCCACCGTTTGGCTTCAACGCGGGAGCCGCCGAAAAAAGGCTCGGGAAAACCGCCGAGGTGCAGAAGATCGTCAAAGTCTTTTTGGGTGCCTGCCCCGATTTCGGCCGCCGAAAGGGGGTGGAGCCTGAAGTAATGATAGCGTCCCTGAAGAGAGTCGCCTCCGCGGCGGTAGAAATCGAGGCGGGCGCTACCGGTAACGAGGATTTGGCGGCGTGGTTCCATGGTATCGTAGAGCCCCTTAAGATAGTTTCGCCACCCCTTGTATTTGTGGATTTCATCGAAAACCCAAAGATGGGAGTCGGGGAATTCGCGCTTGAGAATTTTTTCGCGATTGTCGGGGTTGTCCCAATTGAGACAGCCCTTTCCAGAGTCGCCCGAAAGATGTTTGGCGATGGTGGTTTTGCCCACCTGCCTCGGCCCGCCGATAAAAACCATTTTGCGTTTCAGATCGGCTTTGATTTGGGGCGTGAGGTAGCGTTCACGGTATTTCACAAAAAGAGACTACGAGTATTTTTGCCTATTGTCAAATTAAATCGCGAGTAATTTTGCCTTCTGGTTAAATTTAAGGCAACCCTTGGTCAAGGTTCCCATGAAAGAATTCAATCGCGCCCGGAACTGGTCTTGGAAAAGGTCGGCATGGCGGGGAAGGAGATAAACAAGACGATGTCCTGCAATACCCCCGCTCCCGTGGCAACCACCGTCGAGTCTACCTTCATTTGACTTTCCCCCGCTCCTCAAGTAATTTTCCCCGAACAATGCCCCAGATCGCCGCCATCATCCTCGCCGCCGGGGAGGGAACCCGCATGAAGTCGGATATCGCCAAGGTTCTTCATCCCGTGGTGGGCCTGCCGCTCGTTGCCTACCCTCTCTCCCTTTGCCGAGCGATGCGGGTGAGCCCGGTCATTCTTGTTGTCGCCAGAAAAAACGATCTCATTCGAAAGACGATTGCCGGGCTGAATCATCGGTCGGCAAAACTGGTTGTCCAGCACCCGCCGCTCGGAACCGGCCACGCCGTCCAGATGGGAATGCAAGGGGAAATAAGGGAACAGGCAAGTAAACAGGCAACTTTCGCCCCGATCGCTACCGTTGGCCACTTTTGTCAATATTTACTTGTCCCCTAAATCCTTCTCAAACCTTGGAGTGCGCCCCTTCGCCCGACAGAGAAAATTGTCGGAAGAAAGGGGCGCACTTCGATTGTTTTTGGCATCACATATAGTGATAGTTCCGGCAATAGATATCCATATAAACACAGCGACACGAAGTGTAGGAGAAGTGATAACAATCGCCGCAAATCTCGCTGTGACAAGTGTCATCGTCATCGTCGGAATCATCCGACGAATCGTCTGAACTTTCGTCGTCATCTTCTGAATCGTCTTCGGAGTCATCTTCAGAATCGTCAGTCGAATAAATATGCCACGAGGCCGTGTAGTCGCCGGTTTCAAGCTCAAAAGCACTTGATACGACAATCATGTAGTCACCTGACTCGGTGATATCCACCGAAACGAATGCATCGGTATCATCTTCGCCGCCGCCGCTGTCGTCGTCTTCTCCCAAGTTATTGCCATCCACGTCATAAAATAGGACATACGCATCAAAATCAGTCGATTCAACAGAGATATTCACGGTAACTCCGGCCGACAGGCCTTTGAGGGCTATGCCTTCCGCGTAGGTATTGTCTTCCAGCAGGATGTCGGAAGAATCGAGTGTGCCGTCGTAGCTGTCTGATGTATCGACCGATGCGCTGATATCACCGGATGGATCATCACCGCCCCCGCCGCAGGCGGTAAGGGTCGCGATCAGACAGAAAGTCAATACTGCCGTCAAATTGAAGAGTTTCATCTTCTTCTCCTTATATATCTGGCTAACAACCCTGACCCACGGGGGATCGGGGGTTAAAAGCCGGTTAACTTGAGAATTCCTTGCGGCTTGCCACAGGGAGAACTCATTGTTTCAGTAACCTAAACATTGCCTTTGTTATCGGCAGGTCATAAAAAAAGTTGCGTAAAAAATGAATCATCATTAAAAACAACTAGTTATATACAAAAAATCTTATTGAAAATGGCTGAACTTCTTCCACTGCAACAAGTTCAAGTTATCTACTTAGCAAGTGGCGTGCCAAAGAGGCGTGGATCGCAGATCGTGAATCGTGGATAGCAAAATCAAGGGGTTAGCAAGATCGTGGATCGTGATTCGTGGATCGTGGATCGAACAACCGTCCGATTTTGAGACGCCACCGTCCGATTTTCGGTCGGTTGAAGTAACTTCCCCTTATTTCATCTCAAGGATTTCGGATGGGGTTTTTCGGCCTCGTTCGGTCCGGTCAAAATCCTTGTCGAAACTCACGAGGGTCAGATTGTGTTTTTCAGCAACGGCGTACTGGTAGGCGTCATCAAAATCCAAACCATACATCCGAGCCGCATTTTCAACAAACGCATGCTCTGTCTCGGGAAGGGAGAGAATCTCTATTCCTGCATCGACAATCAGATCGGAAACAAAATCGCGATAAACAGCATATTTTTTTCGGCGAAAAAGGCTG
This DNA window, taken from Deltaproteobacteria bacterium, encodes the following:
- the folD gene encoding bifunctional methylenetetrahydrofolate dehydrogenase/methenyltetrahydrofolate cyclohydrolase FolD; the encoded protein is MAQVIDGKAIAAGIRENLKKEVEAFKKQRGFAPGLATVLVGENPASKVYVKNKNRACEEAGMLSFHHALPEATSEDNLLRLVNQLNTDKQVHGILVQLPLPKQVRSDKILNAVSPAKDVDGFHPVNVGNLVAGNRCLKSCTPFGIMKLIESIKYDLTGKNAVVVGRSNIVGKPVALMLLAAHATVTICHSKTQNLPDVVRRADVVVAAIGRPRFVKGSWIKEGAVVIDVGINRLPDGKLVGDVEFAEASKRASAITPVPGGVGPMTIAMLLWNTLEAAKGA
- a CDS encoding DUF433 domain-containing protein, which gives rise to MAQAQQKIEHPYINATSGVCGGSAVVVGTRFPVRSVVNYVFKLGLTPEELVQKFSHLSLAQIYDALSYYYDHRQEIDREIDEDSIEACIRDFPELT
- a CDS encoding deoxyguanosinetriphosphate triphosphohydrolase, yielding MLTREHYEEQERKFLAPYAAKSGDSEGRIHPEEEHPWRTRFQRDRDRVIHSRAFRRLEYKTQVFVNHEGDYYRTRLTHSLEVAQIARTMARSLGLNEDLAETIALSHDLGHTPFGHSGEHVMSRLMKEHGGFEHNRQSFRVVTFLEFRYPDFPGLNLTCEVLEGITKHKSEYDLPDGSLFERKGYSSLEAQICNFADEIAYNNHDVDDGLKSGMIELEALKGIELWESNFQKIRKKYPTVSLNLQISQTVRALINVLVTDLVEQTLKNIHQQGIKSLADVRSKGKDCVDFSAEIKSRNQELKRFLLAHLYRHYRVVRMAEKAERIITELFRAYLKNPGIIPPTFMRRYEGSRGKEPVERVICDYVSGMTDRFALDEYKKLFDPHERV
- a CDS encoding 7-carboxy-7-deazaguanine synthase QueE, which encodes MRAKIIEIFSSIQGEGLWVGRPQVFVRFKGCRLKCAYCDTPLTHSKIQEARIEYPPFSRQFEKHSLEFSAEELTKSVERYQPRSLAITGGEPLEQVDFLAEWFPTLAGRCEILLETSGVEVEALGRVISFIDMVSLDIKIPSATGERAYWEIHDRFIETAKQKGHYAKVVFDEKMTDEEIERLMILFSKHPQLPVVFQPVSPVQRRDLKRCFALFQLFAERFPKRVRLIPQTHKLLSIL
- a CDS encoding NTP transferase domain-containing protein, which produces MPQIAAIILAAGEGTRMKSDIAKVLHPVVGLPLVAYPLSLCRAMRVSPVILVVARKNDLIRKTIAGLNHRSAKLVVQHPPLGTGHAVQMGMQGEIREQASKQATFAPIATVGHFCQYLLVP
- a CDS encoding DUF5615 family PIN-like protein gives rise to the protein MAFPKLYTDEDVDPLLASVLREKGFDAVSCHQCRMWGQTDEAQLQFAAKNQRVLLTHNIRDFCLLAGEWAKKEKMHSGIILSRQVHFSKLLPATIKLLGMSREQSIQNQVIWLKI
- a CDS encoding DUF366 family protein, with translation MQSKFLDRPIPYDGSQLKSHWIFQTTGLRGEAIVSFIGPCRVDLDKMVDLEDVIQKKTIFSESMLHFLVEHFDADLEKTVLRQRLLVSQIQQELADCQVAAVRKGNDLYLDHFKLNVSIATASPISTLIHTGINISSRNTPVPTKGLADFDLNPQAFARSVMNRYVEEMEGVKWARCKVRGVT
- a CDS encoding ATP-binding protein; this encodes MVFIGGPRQVGKTTIAKHLSGDSGKGCLNWDNPDNREKILKREFPDSHLWVFDEIHKYKGWRNYLKGLYDTMEPRRQILVTGSARLDFYRRGGDSLQGRYHYFRLHPLSAAEIGAGTQKDFDDLLHLGGFPEPFFGGSRVEAKRWAREYRHRLIRDDLLSLERIEDIGNLELLMLRLPALVGSPLSINALREDLRVSHKAVANWLNILERLYAIFRLSPFGAPRIRAVKKEQKHYHYDWTLVENNSFRFENMAASHLLKWAHFMEDTRGEDIELRYFRDIDGREVDLIVMQGGKPVRAIECKWDDVEIGKGLRYFKARFPACEAWQITAVGKKDYVSGEGIRVCPAMVFLKNLV
- the queC gene encoding 7-cyano-7-deazaguanine synthase QueC, which encodes MRSSSIVLLSGGLDSLASLHWARQESDLLMALTFRYGQRSAEKEVESAQRICRHYDINHQVVELPWMAAMKASALIDARELLPELTPDDLDKKGVTEKSAKAVWVPNRNGVFLNVAASIAENALANWLVVGFNREEAQTFPDNSKDFVEAANRFFKFSTREAVALQAPMGPKTKKEIVQWMMEQKIDLSPLWSCYRGGEKMCGVCESCARCKRALWQGGAAGWVEKLF
- a CDS encoding glycine cleavage system aminomethyltransferase GcvT, yielding MLKQTPLYEIHKKLDARMVDFGGWEMPVQYKGVIEEHRAVRTTAGLFDISHMGEIFVDGEQARDFVNFITT